The genome window GGCGCTGGAATCCGGAGGGTGACCGCCTCGGGTGGCTGATCGACGTACCGGCGGCGTCACTCCTGCGGCGGCACCACCGCTTCCAGCTGGCGCCCAGAATCCGCGGCGCGACGCTGCGCGGTGGTCGGGGCCTGCGCCGGAGCAGGCTCCGAAGGCGCGACCTCCGCGTCCCGGGTGGGCTCCGCGGCCACACCGGTCCGCTGCAGCAGCGCCTCCATGTCGACCCCCAGACTGCCTGCTACCTGCTCGATCATCTTCACGATAGCGGCCGGCTTCTGGTTGGCCACGCGGCTCACGCCGTCGCCGCCGCCGTCGACCACCACCATCCGATCGATCCGGACCTCGTCGAGCGCATCCGCGGCCCGCTGGAACAGGTCCGGCAGCTTCTCCGCCAGGTAGACCTGCAGCGCCTTGTCGCCGCCCCCCACCATCTGGCGCAGCAGTGCCTCGAAGACGCCGACCTGCGCCAGCCCGCGTTCGCGGATCAGCGCAGCGTCTGCCTCGGCCCTGAGCTGTGCGGCTTTCAGCTCCGCCTCTGCGGGTTCCACCACGTCCGCCTGCAGGCGGCGGCGCTGCAGCTCGATCCGCGCTTCCTCCAGCCGCTGTTCTGCGAGGACCCGAGCCCGCTCGGCCTCCGCGACCGCGACCTTCTCCTTGGAGACCGCCTCCTGGTCCAGCTCTGCCTTGCGCACGCGCAGCGCGTTCTGCGCCTCGGCGATCTCGATCGCTGCCTGCGCGCGAGCGACCTCGGCACGCTGCTCCGCCTCCGCCTGCTTCTCCTTCGTCTGCGCCATGCTCTCCGCCTCGGCGACAGCGGCGATGCGCAGAATCTCGGCATTCTTCGCCCGGCCGATCGACTCCAGATATCCAGTCTTGTCCGTGACGTTCTGGATCTTGAGCATGTCGAGCTGCAGCCCCAATCGCTTCAGATCGACGTCTGCCTCCTCGATCAGTTCGTTCGCGAACTTCAACCGATCCTCGTTGACCTCCTCCGGCGAGAGGGTGGCGAGCACGCCGCGCAGGTTACCCTCCAAGGTGTCCTTGGCAATCCGGTGGATCTCTGCCAGATCGAGATCCAGCAGCCGCTCGACGGCGTTGTTGAAGACCTGCGGAGGATCGGAGGCGATCTTCACGTTGGCGATGCCCTGGACCTCGAGCGGGATCCCGCCCTTGGAGAAGGCATTGTCGATCTTGACTTCGATGGGGATGGTGCGCAGCGGGATCCGGCTCGCGCGCTCGATCAGCGGCACCCGAAACGTCCGGCCACCCCTGACGATCCGGTAGCCGGAGCGCCGTCCCGTGAGGACCACCGCCTCGTTGGGCTCGGCGATGACGATCAGACGACTGACCGCCACCAGGCTGGTCGCGACCAGAACGAGGACGACGAGCGCGGCAATGACGAGATAGGGCATGAGTCACTCCAGTGTGGACTCGGACGAAAGGCGGGGCAGAGGGGTGACCAGCGCCGTGTCACCCTCCACCTCCACGATCACCACCTCGCTGCCGCGCGGGCAGCTCTCCTCTTCCCTGCCGTAAAGACGCGCGAGAAGCTCGATCTCCCTTCCACCCTGCACCGCTACGATCTTCCCGCGCCGACCCTCGTCGAGGGGCAGGAGCACCCTGGCCGTGACACCGATCAGGTAGCTGGGATCAGATGGCACCTCCCCGGAGCCGGAAGCCCGGACCCAGGCGTAGATCGAGCCCGCGGCCGTAGCCGCCACGGCTCCCGTCACTACCGCCCAGAGCAGCGACACCAGCGGACCTGCATCGGTGAGGAGCTCGATCAGGGCTCCGGTCGCTCCGAACCCCGCCAGCAGATAGAGCAGGGTGCGCACCGAGAGGAAGCCTTGCAGGAGACTCCAGTCCCCATGGTCGGAGTGGGCTGCGTGTGCCGTCAGCTCGCCATCCGCATCGGCATCGGCGTCGACAGAGCTGTCATGGTCGCCGCCGCTGAGCAACGAGAAGAGGAGCAGACCGCCCCCGACGATGAGGGCAAAAAGGTAGACCGGAAGCATCGGGATACTCCCGAGGAAGGCCGGCGCCGGCGCATGCGGCGCGGGGGAAACATAAGGAGGCGCGCCTCAATATACTTGCGATACTCTGCGCCGAAAAGTTTCAGCGGTCGAGCTCTCGCCGCGCTGCTCCGAACACCTCGTCGATCATCGGTTCGGTCAGCTTTCCAGTGAAGGTGTTCTGCTGACTGGGGTGAAAGCATCCGATCAGTAACATCCCGCCGGGAAGCCGCACCTGCCGCGCATGGCCGAAAGGCGGCACCGGCGCGGGCAGCTCGATGTCCAGGGCTTTCAGGGTCCGGATCACCTGGTCCCAGCCGAAGCGGCCCAGGCTGACAATCACCCGAAGCCGCGGCAGTAGCGCCTCGAATTCCCGGATGAGGAAGGGATGGCAGGCGTCGCGCTCTTCAGGCGTCGGCTTGTTCGCCGGAGGAGCACATTTGACCGCTGCGGTGACGTACGCGTCCGAAAGCTGGAGACCGTCGTCGATGTGTGTCGACGTCGGCTGGTTGGCGAAGCCGGCTCGGTAGAGCGCCGCGTACAGCCAGTCCCCCGAACGATCTCCGGTGAACATCCGACCGGTGCGATTGGCGCCGTGCGCGGCGGGCGCCAGCCCTACGATGAGCAGCCGCGCCGACGGATCTCCGAAGCCGGGAACGGGGCGGCCCCAGTAGTCCCAGTCGCGAAAGGCACGGCGCTTCTCGACCGCCACCCGCTCGCGCCACTCCACCAGGCGGGGACACCGTCGGCAGGTCACCACTTCCCGTTTGATGATCTCGAGGTCCATCTGACAATACCGTGAAAAGACCCCCCGAGTGGATGGGCTCGGGGGGTCCTGTTGAACTACCCGACCGGCGGCTTCAATCCGCTCTCGGCGTGGGACGGGCGCCGCGGCTGGAGGAGCCGCCGTCCCCTCCTCCGGAGCGGGTCGCCGGCGCGGCCACCGGGCCGCGGCTTCCCGCAGAGGAAGCGGGTGAGGCAGACGGAACCTCACGCACCGGAGCCCGGGAGGCAGGCGCCGCCGGTCGGCTGACCGATGCAGCACCTGCGCCGCGCGAGCTCGGCGCCGACGACCATCCACCCGCCGATCCCGGCCTGGGGCTTTCCTCGGCGGGCAACCTCCCAAAGGCAGTGGGCCGTGCCCCGATCTGCGGACGCTCCCTCGACGCAGCGAGCTGGGCACTGGAGATCCGCTCTCGGATCGCCTCGCGCTGCTCGGCAGTGATCGCGCGCGTACCGGGAACCTCGCGCTCCGGTTGAGAAGGCAGCGGATCCCGGGCGCCTGGCTTCCGCGGCGGCTTCTTGCCTTCGTCCGGCTTCTCCGGCTGCTGCTTCTGATCGTCGTTGAGCTGCGAGCAGATCACCGACCGGACCACCTGCACATAGCCGCGCGGGACGTACATCGCGTAGTTGCCACAGCTCACCAGGATGCGTCCAGCCGCAGGCTCGCTGTAGATGACGGACGGCCAGACCACGTAGAAGTCCGTCGTCCAGCTACCATCGTCCGGAACCGAAGGCAGAGCGAGCCGCACCAGCTCCTCCATGGTCCTATGGGCGCTGAACGAATGGAAATACGTGCCGAGCCGCGACGCCAGTCGGTGACCGAAGGGGCCGAACTGCTCGAGGTTCAGGGGGCGGTCCGACGCGATCAGGAACAGGTACCGCGGCATCGCCGAGGTGCCGGCGGTGAAGAAGTACTGATGCCGGTTGCTCAGCCGCGTGCTGGCGAAATGCGTCCCGGCGAAGACGCGGCCGCTGAGTGACCCCCGCCCGAACCCCGGGTAGATCATGCTCACGCCGCTGCCGGGGGCGATGTAGAACATCGCCACGTACGCCGGGCGATTCACATGGAAGAGCGGACCGCTGTAATCCGCATTGGTGATGTAAGCTTCCAGCGGCTGGTAGGGCGCGAAGGTTCGGGATCGCCCCTGTGGTAGCGCACAGGCGCTCAGCGCGAGGATCAATCCCAGGACGGACGCGATTCTCATGGGAAGTACCTTCGGCGGGGGGAGAGGCCGACTCCGCTATGTTACGAAATTATCGGCAGGAACGCCAGCTTCGCGGCGGGCTGACGTCTATTCCCTGCAAGGTAAGTACCTGGATCCGCCATTCGAAGGGCTAGAAGGGGTGGCGGCGCGGAAAGCGCCCGGCGACCCAGTGCCTCGGGACCTCCCCGAAGCACCAGGGCGCGGCACGGCGTACGATCAGCGGCGCAACGCCGCGAATGCCAACGATGCCCATCCCGCGAGGAAGGCTACGCCGCCTAGCGGGGTGATTGCCCCGAGCCAGGTTATCCCCGTCATTGAGAGAACGTACAGGCTGCCCGAAAACAACACGATTCCGGTCGTGAAGAGCCAGCCTGCACCGCGGGTGAGGCGTCCCGGCCACACCGCGTGAATCTGCGCCGTGAACAGCAGGGCCAGGGCATGATACATCTGGTATCGCGCCGCGGTCTCGTAGATGGAGAGGAGGCTCTGCGGCAGCCGATCCCTCAGGGCGTGAGCGCCGAAAGCACCCGCCGCCACCGCCAGCAAAGCGAACACACAACCCAGGATCCAGAATCTGCGGTCCATTCGAATGTTTCCGTAAACTTGCTTCCTTCGTCTGACCTCGCAGTCGTGGGAGACGTCAGCGAGCGGACCTTCGCCAGACGCGCTAAAGAGTTGTAAATCAGTCAGATGTGGGCAAGAAGGGTGCGGAACACCTCTTGCACGACACGCTCGCGGAATTCACCCGACCAGGAGCGCTCATGGCGGTTTGGAGTGCGATCCGGCGCCTGCGCGCCGAGCACCCCATCTTTTTCTGGGGAATGTCGTCGCTGGCGGGGCTGCTGCTCCTGCTTACCCTCGCCGTGGCGATACGGATCCCGCAGTACGCCCGTCAGATGGCGCTGATGGAAAGCCAGCTGGACGCGGAGGAGCGCGAGACTCGAGATCGAATTCTCTCCTCGCAGACGCGCCGAACGGCACTCGCGCTCGCGCTGCTGCGACGGGAGCTGCGCCTCAAGTCGCTCGAGGAGGACGGCGTCCACCTCGCCATCAACACGGAGGATTCCACCCTGGCGCTGCGCCACGGCCCCGCAACGCTCCGTGAGATCCCCATTGCCATCGGGGGCGATTCCATCATCGAGGCACCCGACGGTCGAACCTGGCGTTTCGTGCGCGCTCTGGGAGAGCGGTACGTGGTCGCCAAAGAGCGGACCCCCACCGTTACCGTTCCGGAGTGGGTATATGTGAGTCGGGGAGAGCCCGTGCCCCCCGAGGAGGAGCGCACCCTGGAGGGAGTGGCGGGCGAGTATGTGCTCCGGTTGGATGATGGGACAGAGATCTACAGCCGACCCGAGACGGGACCATTCGCGTCCGGCGTGAAGCCCGGGGCCTTCATGGCCGACGCCGACGGGCTGGAGGCCATCTTCGAGGCATTGGCCCTCGAGACCCCCGTCTACATCTACTGACGCAGCTTCCCCATGGAACGGACGACGAGATCGGGTACCCCCGAGCGCCGCGACCATTCACCACCGGGACGTCTGCGCCGCATCTTCCACGATCATCCCACGGGCGTCTGGTCGCTCATCGGCATCGTGGTGCTCTTCTTCGGCCTCTTCGTCGCCACTACAGTGTGGGCCGTGAACGAGCGCTTCAAGCGCGACATCACGCGGATCGCCTTTACCCACGACACCCGGTCTCTGCGATTCCTCGCCGCGCGGGAGTCCGAGGGGCTGGCCGAGATGAGCGAGACCTTGGCCAACCTCGAGCAGCGAGCGGCGACGCTAGCCCCGGCGAATCGGCCCTACCTGGTGGTCTCGATCGAGGACCGCAGGGTCTGGTACCTACAGGGCAACGACACCCTCTTCACCGCCCCCGTCGCCGTGGGCTCGGGCGCCACCCTGGTGGTGGGCGGCGAGACGAAGCGCTTCCAGACGCCCCGCGGAATGATGAAAATCACCCGCAAGGAGCTGGATCCCGTGTGGGTGCCGCCGAACTGGCATTACATCGAGATCGCCCGGAAGGAGGGCCTCGAGGTGGTGGACATGAGCCACGCCGCCCCTGATGCGCTGGCTGGATTTCCGCCTGGTGAGGAGCCGATCCGTGACGGGAAGATCTTCATTCCGCCCTACGGCAGCCCGCAACGGCGGCACAAGGGCGTGCTGGGTGTGGCCAAGCTCGAGATGTACGATGGCTACTACTTCCACGGCACGCAGAACGAAGCGTCCGTGGGCACCGCCGCCAGCCACGGCTGCATCCGCATGCTGAAGGACGACATCCTCTGGATGTACGAGAACGTTCCGGTGGGGACGGAGGTGTATGTCTATTGAGAAGTTAGAAGCTAGAAGCTAGCAGCTAGAATGCTTTGGTTGGGATTCCAGGGGGGAAGAGAGGTCTAGCGGACGCGTATCACGCGCTCGAGCCGTCCAGGAGTAATGCCCAATCTTGCAGATCCACTCACAAGGAATCCAGAAGGCGAGAAAATTCTAGCTTCTAACTTCTCAACTCAATCTCCGGCTTCTCCGGGTGCCTCCTGTACAAAACCACCGTCCGCCCGATCGTCTGCACGTGCTCAACTTCCGGGAGGCGGGCGGCGATCTCGGCGCCAGCCTCGGCGGCGGAAAGGGGGGCCGCGGACTGGACCTTGATCTTCAGCAGCTCGCGCGAGTTGAACGCCTCCAGGATCGACTGAAGGACCGCCTCGGTGAGGCCGTCCTTCCCCAGGTGCAGGATCGGCTTCAGCGGGTGCGCCAGCGATCGAAGCTGCGCCCGTTGCTTCGGGGTCAAGGTCATGGTCCGGTGCTCCCGCGCGATCCCTCCGCCACGACCACCCGGTCCCGGCCGCCGGTTTTCGCCGCATACAGGGCGCGGTCGGCCATGGCGACCAGCTCGCTGGCAGAGGCGGCCGCGTCGGGGGCGGCGGCCACGCCGAAGCTGGCGGTCACGCGCCGAGGCACGACATTGTCCGGGAAGAGCTCCCGCTGCAGGGTGCGCACGCGCTCTGCCAGGCGGCGCGCCACAGCAGTGCTGGTTTCCGGGAAGAGAATGGCGAACTCGTCGCCGCCGAACCGGCTGATCACGTCGGTATTTCGGAAGGTCCCGCTCAGCAGCTGCGCGAACCGTCGCAGGACGTGGTCGCCGGCCGGGTGGCCCAGATCGTCGTTGATCAGCTTGAAGTCATCCAGATCCACCAGGATCAGAGCGGTCGGTCGGCCGTAGCGGTCACCCCGATTCAGCTCGGCCAGCAGACGCTCGTCGAAGCCGCGGCGGTTGTAGCAGCCCGTCAGGGGATCGACGTAGGCATGCGAGCGTAGCAGATCCAGCTCGTCTGCGCGTTGTAGCGCCACGCCGATGTCCGTGGAGGCACGCTCGAGAAGCTGGCGAGAGCCGTCGCCGTGGAAGGTACCGTCCACGCGGCGACCAACCAGCAGCGCAGTCCGGGCCCTCCCCTCCGGCCGCGGGATCTCGACCGTGAGCGCCGGTTCCGACTCCGATCCACCGTGCACCCGCGAGCCCGCGGCGTCTGCGGGCGGGAGCGTGAGGGGGATTCGCTCAACGGCAGCGGCGACTGCACGCGGATCCGCGCCGCTGGCGCTGAGGCAGCGCCAGCCGCCCCCCTCCTCCTCAACGATGGCTGTCCACTCCGCCCGCAGGAGGTGGCGCACCACTTCGACCGCGCGCCCCTCCGTCTCGGCACGGCCGGCGGCAGCGAGAAGCGCGCGCAGCACCTCCTCGATTGAGTCCTCGGCCGGCCGACCGTGTGCGTACGCGCGCCCCTCACCACGGTCCCGGAGCTGCGATGGGGCTGGACGGCTTGGCACGAGAAGAGGGCGCTGGGGTGCTGCGAGGGGGTCGCGGGGACTCAGCCGCCGAGCTCCACCCCGAGCTGCCGTGCGGTCAGCACGGTGTCGCTGTCCAGAGGCACCCGCTTGAGCCCCTGAACCGCTTCCTCGAGGGGAACCGGTCGAATCGTCTGACCCTGAAGGGCCACCATCGTGCCGAGCTCACCCGCCGCGATGCACCGCACGGCGGCGGCGCCGAAGCGCAGAGCGAGGTTTCGGTCGTAGGCGATGGGAGAACCGCCACGTTGGATGTGACCCAGCACGAGCGTGCGGGTCTCCTTGCCTGTCCGCTCCTCGATCTCGCGGGCGAGGCGTTCGGCGATGCCTCCGTAGCGACCCGTCTTGTCGGCGTAGCTGGGCGATTCGCCTTCGGGAAACGCGCCTTCCGCAACGACGATGATGCTGAAGCGCCGTCCGATGCGGTCGCGCTCCCGGATCTTCTCCATCACCCGCTCGAGCTGGAACGGGACTTCAGGGATCAGAATGACGTCCGCGCCTCCCGCCATTCCGGACTCGAGCGCGATCCATCCCGTGTGACGGCCCATCACCTCCACTACCATCGCTCGCTGGTGCGCTTCGGCGGTGGAGTGCAGGCGCCCGATTGCGTCTGTCGCCACCTCGACCGCGGTCTGGAAGCCGAAGGTGACGTCCGTCGCACGCAGGTCGTTGTCGATGGTCTTGGGCACCCCGACCACCGGCAGCCCCTTCTTGCTCAACGCGTTGGCAATATTCAGAGAGCCGTCGCCGCCGATGGCGACGAGGGCATCGATCTCCAGCTCGCGAAAGCGTTGGACGATCTCGTCCGAGAGGTCCATCTTCCCCCAGGTCCCGTCCGGTTTGCGAACCTCCATGCCGAACGGGTTTCCGCGGGTTGTGGTTCCGAGCATGGTGCCACCGAGGTGGGTGATCCCCCGGACTGCGTGGGCCGTCAAGGGCACCAGGCCGGGCTCACCGTCCACCTCTCCCTGCAGGAGACCGGTGTAACCGCGGCGGATGCCAAGGACTTCCCAGCCGTTGTTCAGCGCAGAGAGCGTTGCTGCGCGGATCACGGCGTTCAGGCCGGGGGCGTCTCCTCCTCCGGTGTTGATTGCGATGCGCTTTACAGCTCTGGAACCCGAGGTCATGTGCGGGCGATAAGGTCTAGAGGGCGTAATTTTCGAACGTTGGAGGGGCGACTGATAGCCGATTCACCGAAGCGCCTGCGACCGGGGTCGCGAAGGCTGTCTCCGGCGCTAGATCTATGACCTGAGCGGTCGCTTGACAAGCGGCCGCGGCCATGGATATGCTGGCGGTTCACGTGGTTTTCTCGAGAGAGGGAGATGATGGTTACCGAAGCGGCGGTCAAGAAGGCCCTCCGCGCGGTCAAGGA of Longimicrobiaceae bacterium contains these proteins:
- a CDS encoding SPFH domain-containing protein → MPYLVIAALVVLVLVATSLVAVSRLIVIAEPNEAVVLTGRRSGYRIVRGGRTFRVPLIERASRIPLRTIPIEVKIDNAFSKGGIPLEVQGIANVKIASDPPQVFNNAVERLLDLDLAEIHRIAKDTLEGNLRGVLATLSPEEVNEDRLKFANELIEEADVDLKRLGLQLDMLKIQNVTDKTGYLESIGRAKNAEILRIAAVAEAESMAQTKEKQAEAEQRAEVARAQAAIEIAEAQNALRVRKAELDQEAVSKEKVAVAEAERARVLAEQRLEEARIELQRRRLQADVVEPAEAELKAAQLRAEADAALIRERGLAQVGVFEALLRQMVGGGDKALQVYLAEKLPDLFQRAADALDEVRIDRMVVVDGGGDGVSRVANQKPAAIVKMIEQVAGSLGVDMEALLQRTGVAAEPTRDAEVAPSEPAPAQAPTTAQRRAADSGRQLEAVVPPQE
- a CDS encoding uracil-DNA glycosylase yields the protein MDLEIIKREVVTCRRCPRLVEWRERVAVEKRRAFRDWDYWGRPVPGFGDPSARLLIVGLAPAAHGANRTGRMFTGDRSGDWLYAALYRAGFANQPTSTHIDDGLQLSDAYVTAAVKCAPPANKPTPEERDACHPFLIREFEALLPRLRVIVSLGRFGWDQVIRTLKALDIELPAPVPPFGHARQVRLPGGMLLIGCFHPSQQNTFTGKLTEPMIDEVFGAARRELDR
- a CDS encoding DUF423 domain-containing protein; amino-acid sequence: MDRRFWILGCVFALLAVAAGAFGAHALRDRLPQSLLSIYETAARYQMYHALALLFTAQIHAVWPGRLTRGAGWLFTTGIVLFSGSLYVLSMTGITWLGAITPLGGVAFLAGWASLAFAALRR
- a CDS encoding L,D-transpeptidase; the encoded protein is MERTTRSGTPERRDHSPPGRLRRIFHDHPTGVWSLIGIVVLFFGLFVATTVWAVNERFKRDITRIAFTHDTRSLRFLAARESEGLAEMSETLANLEQRAATLAPANRPYLVVSIEDRRVWYLQGNDTLFTAPVAVGSGATLVVGGETKRFQTPRGMMKITRKELDPVWVPPNWHYIEIARKEGLEVVDMSHAAPDALAGFPPGEEPIRDGKIFIPPYGSPQRRHKGVLGVAKLEMYDGYYFHGTQNEASVGTAASHGCIRMLKDDILWMYENVPVGTEVYVY
- a CDS encoding YhbY family RNA-binding protein, which encodes MTLTPKQRAQLRSLAHPLKPILHLGKDGLTEAVLQSILEAFNSRELLKIKVQSAAPLSAAEAGAEIAARLPEVEHVQTIGRTVVLYRRHPEKPEIELRS
- a CDS encoding GGDEF domain-containing protein, translating into MLRALLAAAGRAETEGRAVEVVRHLLRAEWTAIVEEEGGGWRCLSASGADPRAVAAAVERIPLTLPPADAAGSRVHGGSESEPALTVEIPRPEGRARTALLVGRRVDGTFHGDGSRQLLERASTDIGVALQRADELDLLRSHAYVDPLTGCYNRRGFDERLLAELNRGDRYGRPTALILVDLDDFKLINDDLGHPAGDHVLRRFAQLLSGTFRNTDVISRFGGDEFAILFPETSTAVARRLAERVRTLQRELFPDNVVPRRVTASFGVAAAPDAAASASELVAMADRALYAAKTGGRDRVVVAEGSRGSTGP
- a CDS encoding ATP-dependent 6-phosphofructokinase is translated as MTSGSRAVKRIAINTGGGDAPGLNAVIRAATLSALNNGWEVLGIRRGYTGLLQGEVDGEPGLVPLTAHAVRGITHLGGTMLGTTTRGNPFGMEVRKPDGTWGKMDLSDEIVQRFRELEIDALVAIGGDGSLNIANALSKKGLPVVGVPKTIDNDLRATDVTFGFQTAVEVATDAIGRLHSTAEAHQRAMVVEVMGRHTGWIALESGMAGGADVILIPEVPFQLERVMEKIRERDRIGRRFSIIVVAEGAFPEGESPSYADKTGRYGGIAERLAREIEERTGKETRTLVLGHIQRGGSPIAYDRNLALRFGAAAVRCIAAGELGTMVALQGQTIRPVPLEEAVQGLKRVPLDSDTVLTARQLGVELGG